The Acidobacteriota bacterium genomic sequence AAGAGCGAAGGGTCCGAGGCGAGGCCGTAGAGGACGAACTGCCCGCCTGCGGAGTGCCCGGAGAGGATCCGGAACCCGTCGGTGCGGTACGCACCCTCGATCGCCGGCATCAGCTCGGCCGAGAGGAACCGCTTGAAGTTCGCCGCCCCGCCGCCGCCGATCCAATGGCTCGACCAGTCGGTCTGAGTGAAGTCACGGATGCGGACCGTGCTGTCGACGCCCACGACGATCATCTCCGGTATCTCGCCGTGGGCGGCGAGGAAGGCCGCGGAGCTCGCGGTGTGGACGAAGTCCTCGGCGCCGTCGAGGAGGTAGAGCACTGGATAGCGCCGGTCTATCGCCGCCGCGTAGTTCGCGGGAAGCGCGATGCGGTACTTCCGGTCCTCGTTGAGAACCGTGGAGTGCAGCTTCTCGACCTGCCCGAGGACGACCGGCTCCGGCCGGCTGTTTCCGTTGTCCATGTCGGAGACGATGACCCAGCGGCCGCCCGCTTCCTGCCGCAGCGTGAGCGTGAACTTGCCGGTGTCGGGCTCGCCCGCGTGCGCCGCAAACCCTCCGATGATGTAGCCGGTAGAGCCGTCCGTTGCGAACGCGAGCGCGCGAAGGGAGAGAGGACCCCCGGCCGCGGCGTAGTGCTTCCGGATCTCCGCGCGGCCTCGCACCGGCGGACTCGCGTTCGAGAGGACGAGCCCGTCCTCCGCGAATAGATCCGCGAGCGCGGCCGGGTCGTGCCCCTGCCACGCGCGCTCGTAGTCGGTGAGGACGCGCGCCAGGGGAGGTGGGAGGTCGACCGCGGGCAAGGGGGCGGCTCCCGCGAGCACCAGAGCCACGAGCACGCTCATGCTTCCTCTCACGGGTTTCCTCCCAGCTTCGCGAGGTGCTCCTCGCACTCTTTCACGCCGGCCGCGACGCCGACCGCCGCGTAGAGCCCCCTCGCCTCCTCCCACATCGCGCGGGCCGGATCGTTTCCTCCACGCGCCTCCTCGAGGAGGGCGAAGGGTCTCAGCGCGTTGGCGAGGTCGAGGGGAGGCGCCTCGGGGTGACGCCGGTAGATCTCGAGCGCCTCCCGGTAGCACGGCTCGGCGAGATCGGCGCGGCCGGCCTCTCGGTGGACGTCGCCGAGGTGACGGATCGTGTGCGCGAGACGGAGGGGGCTTCCCTCGACGCGGCAAAGCGCGACGGCCTCCGCGAAGTCGCGCTGCGCGTCGGGAAGGCGCCCGTCGCGTCGGGTGACAGCGGCCCTCTTGATGGATTCTCTGGATCCGTCCGGCATCGCCACCTCCCTCCCACATGCTAACCTCTTACCCCTCCAGGGAGATTCCAAAATGCGAAAACTCGCGCTCGCCGCCC encodes the following:
- a CDS encoding SgcJ/EcaC family oxidoreductase, with amino-acid sequence MSVLVALVLAGAAPLPAVDLPPPLARVLTDYERAWQGHDPAALADLFAEDGLVLSNASPPVRGRAEIRKHYAAAGGPLSLRALAFATDGSTGYIIGGFAAHAGEPDTGKFTLTLRQEAGGRWVIVSDMDNGNSRPEPVVLGQVEKLHSTVLNEDRKYRIALPANYAAAIDRRYPVLYLLDGAEDFVHTASSAAFLAAHGEIPEMIVVGVDSTVRIRDFTQTDWSSHWIGGGGAANFKRFLSAELMPAIEGAYRTDGFRILSGHSAGGQFVLYGLASDPSLFRAYIALSPSLDWDDHLPQRSLQQSFKSARELKAFLYFARSDDSGAALADDEKLVDTLRNFAPQGFRWHSEAFPQETHGGMPLLAQIDALRQVYPGYLFHNDMLEKGIDFADAHFREVSKTIGWPLPVPELVINDLGYAALSNGKTEEAIALFKRNVSANPNSANACDSLADGYAKAERWKEAAEAEEKAAALAVEFKLPNQAYFADQAKKWRERLRQASAPTTP
- a CDS encoding tetratricopeptide repeat protein — translated: MPDGSRESIKRAAVTRRDGRLPDAQRDFAEAVALCRVEGSPLRLAHTIRHLGDVHREAGRADLAEPCYREALEIYRRHPEAPPLDLANALRPFALLEEARGGNDPARAMWEEARGLYAAVGVAAGVKECEEHLAKLGGNP